From Candidatus Binataceae bacterium:
CACTCAGTAAGCGAGCAGCCCGCAGACCAGCAGATTCAATCCTGATCAAGCAGGCGCCGGAATGTGCGCACCGTTTTCCGAGCTCAGCGTCACTTTGATGATGATCACCAGTCACGATCCACAAGAGCACACCTGAGCAGACCGTTTCCGGGAATCAGAATCGAGCGGCCTCTTGGTCGTGCCCTGCGAGCCCATCAGTGCATCTTGTGTCGCGGCGCAGGCGGCGCGTAAGATGATCTCACCCGCTCGTAGTCGAGCGTTCACAGTTCGAAAACGCGCCGATGCTCAGTCTCTCTGCTTTCAATCCTCAGCCAACGACAACGTCGTTGCTTAATCCCCGCTGCGCACCGCCGCAGACGGCCCGTGCCATGCGGAGAAAGGATTACTCACATGGCATTTGAACTTCCCGCTCTCCCGTACGCGATGGACGCCCTGAAGCCGCATCTGTCTGCCGAAACACTCGAATACCATCATGGGAAACATCATGCTGCCTACGTCAACAACCTGAACAATCTGATTAAGGGCACCCCTAACGAGAGCAAGTCGCTCGAGGACATCATCAAGACCGCACCGAGCGGCGGGCTCTTTAACAATGCCGCGCAGCATTTCAACCACAGCTTCTACTGGAAGAGCCTGGCAGCGAAAGCGGGCGGCCAGCCTAAGGGAGCCGCGGCCGATGCGATTAAGTCTGGGTTCGGAAGCTTCGACGAATTCAAAAAGAAGTTCACCGAGGCGGCTACCACCCACTTCGGCAGCGGGTGGGCCTGGCTGGTACGCAAGCCGGACGGTTCGCTTGCAATTGAAGCGACTCATGATGCGGGAACCCCGCTGACCGGCGGCAACAAGCCGATCCTGACCTGCGATGTGTGGGAACACGCGTACTACATCGACTACCGCAACGCGCGTCCACGCTACATCGAAGCATTCTGGAACTTGGTCAACTGGGACTTCGCCAACGACAACCTCACCTAGCGGAGAGAGAAGTCGGCAGATTGCGTTACCTCGCAATCCGAAAATCGGCAGGATCCCCGATCTTTGTCCGCTTCTCTTTTCCGAGGCCACGGCATTAAGATTCGCGGCATGGAAAAGCTGGAAGGCAAGGTCGCGATCATCACCGGCGGCACGGGTGCCCTGGGCCGTGCTGCAGTCGATCAGTTTCTCACAGCCGGCGCGCGAGTGGCGGTGCCCTGGATCGTCGAGCCCGAGGTTCCGCTGCTGCGCGAGCGGCTCGGCAATCGTTTTCCTAACGATCAGCTGATGCTCGCGCGCGCCAACATCGGCGACGAGCCTGAAGCCGCCCGGTTTGTCGAAAGCGTCGCCAAACGCTTT
This genomic window contains:
- a CDS encoding superoxide dismutase; its protein translation is MAFELPALPYAMDALKPHLSAETLEYHHGKHHAAYVNNLNNLIKGTPNESKSLEDIIKTAPSGGLFNNAAQHFNHSFYWKSLAAKAGGQPKGAAADAIKSGFGSFDEFKKKFTEAATTHFGSGWAWLVRKPDGSLAIEATHDAGTPLTGGNKPILTCDVWEHAYYIDYRNARPRYIEAFWNLVNWDFANDNLT